A single region of the Bdellovibrio bacteriovorus genome encodes:
- a CDS encoding carbonic anhydrase: MKAIFSFLVVSAFSLSLFANDHAPAGVDAETSLRWLQNGNSRFTGAKLRSDGQSQGDVHRLSTGQKPHAIVLSCSDSRVPPEVVFDQKLGEIFVVRTAGEALGDNAIGSIEYAVEHLGSKLLVVMGHTSCGAVKAAHSTLNGSSLGTPALDGLVKDIQPRISQFKDKKPSKNFETESWANTEGVAKDLVTRSEMIRKKVESGDLRIVSSLYDLESGHVAFKTEPTLQMRIPASVDEPKKADKKAHDEHAHAEHGH; the protein is encoded by the coding sequence ATGAAAGCTATCTTTTCGTTTCTAGTTGTCTCAGCGTTTTCGCTCTCGTTATTCGCTAATGATCATGCTCCTGCCGGAGTGGATGCAGAAACTTCTTTGCGTTGGCTGCAAAATGGAAACAGCCGTTTTACAGGCGCAAAGCTTCGCAGCGATGGTCAATCACAAGGTGATGTGCATCGTTTAAGTACGGGGCAGAAACCTCATGCTATTGTCCTAAGTTGCAGTGATTCGCGTGTTCCTCCTGAAGTCGTCTTTGACCAAAAATTGGGAGAGATCTTTGTCGTCAGAACCGCTGGTGAAGCTCTTGGAGATAATGCTATCGGAAGTATTGAATACGCCGTTGAACATTTGGGATCAAAGCTCTTGGTAGTTATGGGCCACACCTCTTGTGGAGCTGTGAAAGCTGCTCATAGCACTTTGAATGGATCAAGCTTAGGTACGCCGGCGCTTGATGGTTTAGTGAAGGACATTCAACCACGCATTTCTCAATTCAAAGATAAAAAGCCCAGCAAGAATTTTGAAACAGAGTCTTGGGCGAATACCGAGGGCGTTGCGAAAGATCTTGTCACTCGCTCAGAAATGATTCGCAAAAAAGTAGAAAGTGGTGACCTTCGAATTGTGTCTTCACTCTATGATTTAGAGTCAGGCCATGTAGCGTTTAAGACGGAGCCGACTCTGCAAATGCGTATTCCTGCAAGCGTTGACGAACCAAAAAAAGCGGATAAAAAAGCTCACGATGAACACGCTCATGCAGAGCACGGCCACTAG
- a CDS encoding phytanoyl-CoA dioxygenase family protein, which yields MNLSEEQKKIFQETGILHLKKALRPNDVSIVQQAILSELERLKLKVGSKLSSSKINDLPLFQQTGRLGQMVKVESQLTTLFRHDVIVAAVRSLVSNNSPALSIHPQLLLSFPHKAEWSLAKLNWHLDITVPKQNVLVGVQAFVLIDDVQTRGGATLAIAGSHQLHYLPQAQGGNAHKLLRDDPLFTQLYSGDSVDAEKLAKPHNIHGVDVLVIEMAGKAGDVFFMDMRVLHAPSVNATKKIRMMATNRFI from the coding sequence ATGAATCTTTCAGAAGAGCAGAAAAAAATATTTCAAGAAACCGGGATTCTTCATCTCAAAAAAGCTCTTCGTCCGAATGATGTCTCGATTGTGCAACAAGCAATTCTTTCAGAACTTGAAAGATTAAAACTTAAAGTCGGCAGCAAACTTTCTTCTTCTAAGATCAATGACCTTCCTCTTTTTCAGCAAACCGGCAGGCTGGGCCAGATGGTGAAGGTGGAGTCCCAACTTACCACCTTGTTTCGTCATGACGTTATTGTGGCTGCGGTCCGCTCGTTAGTGTCGAATAACTCTCCAGCTCTTTCGATTCACCCCCAACTTTTACTGTCTTTTCCACATAAAGCAGAATGGTCTTTAGCGAAATTGAATTGGCACCTCGACATCACCGTACCCAAACAAAATGTTTTAGTCGGTGTTCAGGCGTTTGTTCTTATTGACGATGTTCAGACTCGTGGTGGCGCGACACTCGCGATTGCAGGCTCTCATCAGCTTCACTACTTACCGCAAGCTCAGGGAGGGAATGCCCACAAATTGCTGAGGGACGATCCGCTATTTACTCAGCTTTACAGTGGTGATTCCGTTGATGCAGAAAAGTTAGCGAAGCCACACAATATTCATGGAGTCGATGTCTTGGTCATTGAAATGGCGGGAAAAGCCGGCGACGTCTTTTTTATGGATATGAGAGTACTCCATGCTCCGTCGGTCAACGCGACAAAGAAGATCCGCATGATGGCTACGAATAGATTTATTTAA